A portion of the Juglans microcarpa x Juglans regia isolate MS1-56 chromosome 1D, Jm3101_v1.0, whole genome shotgun sequence genome contains these proteins:
- the LOC121246642 gene encoding pollen-specific leucine-rich repeat extensin-like protein 1: MKKAVPPGASQAGPPRTPSGGPEAEKAPPESPRCPLLSRAEARSSQRAHPDCSEVPTSSQHACHSDAPRSGAGGSQHARCPDAPYSSCSRSASGAPNGPRHFHMGGAVMDAPLSFEKSLPRETAPPVLPRVESPVSPSLLEVPTLQKVSPPLARGPNQTRYRAKFTNSVLSGLVYWFFYTSIDDKEKPVPSFPFVVELSDSFASIPSPPSLSSPEPEVDSYFASLEMTSPPSPPAYRPHPVEEGGPTTEGEAPNVEGPSPRTKVPTPAVLLFAEASGVGPSQEPVEDVPQPVLPLAGGASTSRIESPEGDEGVSVECDVLQESLEKLQKELWDKVQWVKRKKYRLKGRVGQHQGRLHPGFHGDSSPLGCVEGLGEKGGRPSKGGSYIPVGEYPVGTGACLHSSGGAPNTHSNTFPWSGRSSVRRPRCSEGSSRSKIS, encoded by the exons ATGAAGAAGGCAGTGCCCCCAGGTGCGAGTCAGGCAGGACCTCCTAGGACGCCGTCGGGGGGTCCCGAAGCAGAGAAGGCTCCTCCCGAAAGTCCACGCTGCCCCCTCCTCTCAAGAGCCGAAGCGAGGAGTTCCCAGCGAGCTCACCCTGACTGCTCGGAGGTTCCGACTTCTTCCCAACATGCGTGTCATTCAGATGCCCCCAGGAGTGGGGCAGGGGGATCCCAGCATGCGCGTTGCCCAGATGCCCCCTACTCCTCCTGCTCAAGGAGCGCCTCTGGTGCTCCCAATGGCCCCCGCCACTTCCACATGGG GGGCGCAGTGATGGACGCTCCactttcttttgaaaagtcGCTTCCTCGAGAGACCGCTCCGCCCGTACTGCCTCGGGTCGAGTCTCCGGTTTCCCCTTCTCTCCTGGAGGTCCCCACACTTCAGAAGGTGTCGCCCCCTCTTGCTCGGGG ACCGAACCAAACTCGGTACCGGGCCAAATTCACCAATTCGGTCTTGTCCGGTCTGGTCTACTGGTTTTTTTACACCTCTATTGATGATAAGGAGAAACCAGTTCCGAGCTTCCCCTTCGTCGTGGAGCTTAGCGACAGTTTTGCATCGATCCCGTCACCACCCTCTCTTTCCTCTCCAGAGCCAGAGGTGGATTCTTACTTTGCTTCACTTGAGATGACGTCTCCACCCAGCCCCCCAGCATATAGGCCTCATCCGGTAGAGGAAGGGGGTCCTACGACCGAGGGGGAGGCCCCTAATGTTGAAGGGCCTTCCCCTAGGACTAAGGTCCCCACGCCAGCTGTGCTCCTTTTTGCAGAAGCCTCTGGTGTTGGTCCTTCCCAGGAGCCCGTCGAGGACGTCCCACAGCCTGTGTTGCCTCTGGCGGGCGGTGCTTCTACTTCTCGAATTG AAAGCCCAGAAGGAGATGAAGGCGTCTCGGTAGAGTGCGACGTGCTACAGGAGTCTCTGGAGAAATTGCAGAAGGAGTTATGGGACAAGGTTCAATGggtgaagaggaagaagtatAGGCTTAAAGGTAGAGTTGGccagcatcaaggtagacttcacCCAGGCTTCCATGGAGATTCGTCGCCTTTGGGATGCGTTGAAGGACTTGGAGAAAAGGGAGGACGACCTTCAAAAGGGGGTTCTTACATTCCAGTGGGAGAATATCCAGTTGGAACTGGTGCTTGTCTTCATTCATCAGGTGGTGCTCCCAACACACATTCAAACACTTTTCCCTGGTCCGGGAGGTCTAGCGTCAGAAGGCCGAGGTGTAGCGAAGGGAGTTCTAGATCGAAAATCTCATAA